The following proteins are co-located in the Candidatus Caldatribacterium sp. genome:
- a CDS encoding flagellar basal body P-ring protein FlgI — MRWICLWLCGAVLFFFSFPLWAEVTRIKDITEVEGVRGNQLVGYGLVVGLSGTGDSQNSLFTNQALSNVLEKFGIPVDSQLVRSRNVASVLVTAELPPFAQNGERIDCIVSSLGDAKSLQGGVLLLTPLKGVDGKVYAVAQGPVSIGGFAAGAGGGAQVQRNHPTVGRIPNGAIVERTVETTFFDAARGTFTLLLKNPDFVTASRIAQAINIEFGGDTARVLDANRVEVRIPEGYKNRVPQLVALVGEIPVEPDMPARVVVNERTGTIVIGGNVRILPVALAHGNLTVTIRTQYEVSQPPPFSPGETVVVPQEEVEVREQEARLFRVESGNTIDDLVRVLNALGVSPRDLIAILQALKEAGALQGELVIQ, encoded by the coding sequence ATGCGGTGGATTTGCCTTTGGCTTTGTGGCGCTGTGCTCTTTTTCTTCTCCTTCCCTCTCTGGGCAGAGGTTACCCGTATCAAGGACATCACCGAGGTTGAGGGTGTTCGGGGGAATCAGCTCGTAGGATACGGGCTTGTGGTGGGGCTTTCGGGAACTGGGGACAGCCAGAATAGCCTCTTCACCAATCAGGCTCTGAGTAACGTCCTTGAGAAGTTCGGTATCCCCGTGGATTCCCAGCTTGTGCGCTCACGGAATGTGGCTTCAGTCCTTGTGACTGCAGAACTCCCACCCTTTGCCCAGAACGGGGAGCGAATTGACTGCATCGTTTCCTCTCTGGGAGACGCGAAGAGCCTCCAGGGAGGAGTGTTGCTCCTCACGCCCCTCAAAGGCGTGGATGGAAAGGTCTATGCTGTAGCTCAGGGGCCGGTATCCATTGGAGGTTTTGCTGCGGGAGCCGGGGGAGGAGCTCAGGTCCAGCGGAATCACCCCACTGTCGGTCGAATTCCAAATGGAGCCATTGTGGAGCGGACGGTGGAAACGACCTTTTTCGATGCCGCTCGAGGTACTTTTACCCTTCTCCTCAAGAATCCCGATTTCGTCACCGCATCCCGTATTGCTCAAGCCATCAACATTGAGTTCGGTGGCGATACGGCAAGGGTTCTTGACGCTAACCGCGTAGAGGTCCGCATCCCCGAGGGGTACAAGAACCGGGTGCCCCAGCTTGTTGCTCTGGTGGGAGAAATTCCCGTGGAGCCGGATATGCCGGCGCGAGTCGTGGTGAATGAGCGAACCGGAACCATTGTCATTGGAGGAAATGTTCGAATCCTTCCGGTAGCCTTAGCGCATGGGAATCTCACCGTGACTATCAGGACTCAGTACGAGGTTTCCCAGCCTCCACCCTTCTCCCCAGGAGAGACGGTGGTGGTTCCTCAGGAGGAAGTCGAAGTGAGAGAGCAGGAGGCTCGCCTTTTCCGGGTGGAATCGGGGAATACCATTGATGACCTCGTGCGGGTCCTCAATGCCTTAGGGGTAAGTCCAAGGGACCTCATCGCCATTCTCCAGGCCCTTAAGGAAGCGGGAGCCCTCCAGGGGGAGCTTGTGATTCAGTGA
- a CDS encoding MerR family transcriptional regulator yields the protein MTLARCKRCGVIFQKVIDRDICPACLEKEEEEFQKVKEFFRQHPKARLEEVSEATGVDKKTILEFLKEGRLQVAEGLEPIAELFCERCGKPISSGRLCDECRKKVAQLVQGVEEKKTRGPDFYFKDILKKRGEKD from the coding sequence GTGACTCTGGCAAGGTGTAAGCGGTGTGGGGTGATTTTCCAAAAGGTCATCGACCGGGATATTTGTCCTGCTTGCCTTGAGAAGGAAGAGGAAGAATTTCAAAAGGTCAAAGAGTTCTTCCGTCAGCACCCTAAGGCACGTCTTGAAGAGGTGAGCGAGGCTACCGGTGTGGACAAAAAGACCATTCTTGAGTTCCTTAAGGAGGGGCGTCTCCAGGTAGCAGAGGGATTGGAACCCATAGCTGAGCTCTTCTGTGAGCGGTGTGGGAAGCCCATTAGCTCAGGAAGGCTGTGCGATGAATGCCGCAAAAAGGTCGCCCAGCTCGTTCAGGGCGTGGAGGAGAAGAAAACCCGAGGCCCCGATTTCTACTTCAAAGATATTTTGAAAAAGAGGGGGGAAAAGGACTAA